The following proteins come from a genomic window of Natrinema saccharevitans:
- a CDS encoding gamma carbonic anhydrase family protein, which produces MGRFKSVLETGTAMLRSFDGTEPQVADSAYVDDAAVVIGDVVIEEDASVWPNVTIRGDHGRIVVGEGANVQDNAVLHEDAELAPYSTVGHSAIVHAATVAERALVGMNAVVLDDAHVGEGSVVAAGSVVTEGTEIPESTLVAGTPAEPKTEIEDAHLQATADRYVELSSEHAATSERLD; this is translated from the coding sequence ATGGGCAGGTTCAAGAGCGTCCTCGAGACAGGAACAGCCATGTTACGATCGTTCGACGGGACGGAACCGCAGGTCGCCGACTCGGCGTACGTCGACGACGCGGCGGTCGTCATCGGCGACGTCGTCATCGAGGAAGACGCGAGCGTCTGGCCGAACGTCACGATCCGGGGCGATCACGGCCGGATCGTCGTCGGCGAGGGAGCGAACGTCCAGGACAACGCCGTCCTCCACGAGGACGCCGAACTCGCGCCGTACTCGACGGTCGGCCACAGCGCCATCGTCCACGCCGCGACCGTCGCCGAGCGCGCGCTGGTCGGCATGAACGCGGTCGTCCTGGACGACGCCCACGTCGGCGAGGGATCGGTCGTCGCCGCCGGCAGCGTCGTCACCGAGGGCACCGAGATCCCCGAGTCGACGCTGGTCGCCGGCACCCCCGCGGAGCCGAAGACCGAGATCGAGGACGCCCACCTGCAGGCGACGGCCGACCGGTACGTCGAACTCTCGTCGGAACACGCGGCGACATCCGAACGGCTCGACTGA
- a CDS encoding DUF3006 domain-containing protein, with protein sequence MSEPYTGVLDRIVDGERAVLLLEDGGDDDRATENAAGEEPGDGAEPGRATVVDELVVGVDALPAEGRHEGAVFAVRVDTDGTLLEASYRADAEGERRASARERFDRLSERLPDE encoded by the coding sequence ATGAGCGAACCCTACACCGGGGTCCTCGACCGGATCGTCGACGGGGAACGAGCGGTGCTGTTGCTCGAGGACGGCGGGGACGACGACCGAGCGACCGAGAACGCGGCCGGCGAGGAACCCGGGGACGGAGCCGAACCCGGACGGGCGACCGTCGTCGACGAACTCGTCGTCGGCGTCGACGCCCTGCCGGCCGAGGGCCGTCACGAGGGGGCCGTCTTCGCGGTTCGCGTCGATACGGACGGAACGCTGCTCGAGGCGAGCTACCGGGCGGACGCGGAAGGGGAGCGTCGGGCGTCCGCCCGGGAGCGATTCGACCGGCTCTCCGAGCGGTTGCCCGACGAGTAG
- a CDS encoding ComEC/Rec2 family competence protein: MGRTITVVAIAGLLVLAGCSGGFGTDDGDGTAAVERSGDLEIHHIDVGQADSTLVVTPSNETILIDTGDYRDDGETVIDYLEARDIDRIDHLVTTHGHADHIGGHPAVIESLETEGEGVGAVYDSGVPHTTATYDAYLDAIEAHDVTLYEVAAGDRLPLESDDLTATVLNPPENETSGDVDANGIVLALEYGDFSYLATGDIAERTERRLVETRGDDLAADAYQAGHHGSSTSSSAPLLDAVAPEVAVVSSPLDSRYGHPHDEVLAAFADRGVETYWTGVHGTVVLATDGNEIDVATEREGPTAPEALLERKADAQSSLAAAQSSLAAAPDGLDRPRANEVRPSFDGAPARTLPR, from the coding sequence ATGGGGCGAACCATCACGGTCGTCGCGATCGCGGGGCTGCTCGTCCTCGCCGGTTGTAGCGGCGGGTTCGGCACGGACGACGGCGACGGAACCGCCGCGGTCGAACGCAGCGGCGACCTCGAGATCCACCACATCGACGTCGGGCAGGCCGACTCGACGCTCGTGGTCACGCCGTCGAACGAGACGATCCTGATAGACACCGGCGACTACCGCGACGACGGCGAGACGGTTATCGACTACCTCGAGGCCCGCGACATCGACCGGATCGACCATCTGGTCACGACTCACGGCCACGCGGATCACATCGGCGGCCACCCCGCCGTCATCGAATCCCTCGAGACAGAGGGCGAGGGCGTCGGCGCGGTCTACGACTCCGGCGTCCCGCACACGACCGCGACCTACGACGCGTATCTCGACGCGATCGAGGCCCACGACGTGACGCTGTACGAAGTCGCGGCGGGCGATCGTCTCCCGCTCGAGAGCGACGATCTCACGGCGACCGTCTTGAACCCGCCCGAGAACGAGACGAGCGGCGACGTCGACGCCAACGGCATCGTCCTCGCCCTCGAGTACGGCGATTTCTCCTATCTGGCGACCGGCGATATCGCCGAGCGGACCGAACGGCGACTGGTCGAAACGCGCGGCGACGACCTCGCGGCCGACGCCTATCAGGCGGGCCACCACGGCTCCTCGACTTCCTCGAGCGCCCCCTTGCTCGACGCAGTCGCCCCCGAGGTAGCCGTCGTCTCGAGCCCGCTCGACTCGCGGTACGGCCACCCCCACGACGAGGTGCTGGCGGCCTTCGCCGACCGTGGCGTCGAGACCTACTGGACCGGCGTCCACGGGACCGTCGTCCTCGCGACCGACGGAAACGAGATCGACGTCGCGACCGAACGCGAGGGGCCGACGGCTCCCGAGGCGCTGCTCGAGCGGAAGGCGGACGCACAGTCGTCGCTCGCGGCCGCACAGTCGTCGCTCGCGGCCGCACCGGATGGGCTCGACCGCCCACGCGCCAACGAGGTCCGACCCTCGTTTGATGGCGCTCCCGCCCGTACGCTCCCTCGATGA
- a CDS encoding OsmC family protein, whose protein sequence is MAKQVTTVSDEGYSATNEIRDFETTVDANGEAAPDTLETLLAAYGSCYVPALRVGGQQRGADDLGRIEIDIDGDLNDDDKLESIAFDIRVEADVDDDTGEEILERAFELCKVHDALKDGLHAEASFEGDAF, encoded by the coding sequence ATGGCGAAGCAGGTCACCACCGTTTCCGACGAGGGGTACAGCGCGACCAACGAGATCCGCGACTTCGAGACGACCGTCGACGCCAACGGCGAGGCGGCACCCGACACGCTCGAGACGCTGCTTGCGGCCTACGGCTCCTGTTACGTGCCGGCGCTGCGGGTCGGCGGCCAGCAGCGCGGGGCCGACGATCTCGGTCGGATCGAGATCGACATCGACGGCGACCTCAACGACGACGACAAACTCGAGTCGATCGCCTTCGACATCCGGGTGGAAGCCGACGTCGACGACGACACCGGCGAGGAGATCCTCGAGCGGGCCTTCGAACTCTGCAAGGTCCACGACGCGCTGAAAGACGGGCTGCACGCGGAGGCGAGCTTCGAGGGCGACGCGTTCTGA
- a CDS encoding metal-dependent hydrolase produces the protein MVDVTGHLAMALLFAAPAWLVWGRRAALAFAGFTLVTAMLPDTDLVLQGVLPITHHGVTHTLLFVALSSVLAGAVAARSLTDWVNATRWIRSTDIGSETVFAFATGGLLTGGISHLFADVLSAPDVAAPLSPFWPLYPEPIVVDVIYYDSPVWNVGLFGVAVALHLLLVWDDRYPLETRYRIGGRESSHTSGDD, from the coding sequence ATGGTCGACGTCACCGGACACCTCGCGATGGCGCTGTTGTTCGCCGCGCCGGCGTGGCTCGTCTGGGGCCGCCGAGCAGCGCTCGCGTTCGCCGGCTTCACGCTGGTGACGGCCATGCTCCCGGACACCGATCTGGTCCTGCAGGGCGTCCTGCCGATCACCCATCACGGCGTGACCCATACCCTGCTGTTCGTGGCGCTGAGCAGCGTCCTCGCCGGGGCGGTCGCGGCCCGCTCTCTCACCGACTGGGTCAACGCCACCCGCTGGATCCGAAGCACCGATATCGGGAGCGAGACGGTCTTCGCGTTCGCGACGGGCGGACTGCTTACCGGCGGTATCAGCCACCTGTTCGCGGACGTCCTCTCCGCGCCGGACGTCGCGGCCCCGCTCTCGCCGTTCTGGCCGCTGTACCCGGAGCCGATCGTCGTCGACGTCATCTACTACGATTCGCCCGTCTGGAACGTCGGCCTGTTCGGCGTCGCCGTCGCCCTCCACCTGCTGCTCGTCTGGGACGACCGCTATCCGCTCGAGACGCGCTATCGGATCGGCGGTCGCGAGTCGTCTCACACGAGCGGCGACGACTGA
- a CDS encoding metal-dependent hydrolase gives MELTWHGHSTWHVTVGETELLIDPFFDNPKTDLEPADVDTPDYVLLTHGHADHIAHAGEFSDATLVATPEIVSYCEDEFGFDDAVGGMGMNLGGTVECGDAYVTMTRADHTNGIMTENDESGGMPAGFVISDTKPTQVSDEDSTTIYNAGDTSLMSEMKDVIGPYLEPDAAIVPIGDHFTMGPQQAAVAVDWLDVDHAFPQHYDTFPPIEQDPEDFASEVRGTGTDAEVHALEADEPFELEG, from the coding sequence ATGGAACTTACCTGGCACGGCCACTCGACGTGGCACGTCACCGTGGGGGAGACGGAGCTGCTGATCGATCCGTTCTTCGACAATCCGAAGACGGATCTGGAGCCGGCGGATGTCGATACGCCGGATTACGTGCTGTTGACACACGGCCACGCGGATCACATCGCCCACGCGGGCGAGTTCTCCGACGCGACGCTGGTCGCGACGCCGGAGATCGTCTCCTACTGCGAAGACGAGTTCGGCTTCGATGACGCCGTCGGCGGCATGGGGATGAACCTCGGGGGAACCGTCGAGTGCGGCGACGCCTACGTCACCATGACCCGCGCCGACCACACCAACGGGATCATGACCGAAAACGACGAAAGCGGCGGCATGCCCGCCGGCTTCGTCATCTCGGACACGAAGCCCACGCAAGTCAGCGACGAGGACTCGACGACGATCTACAACGCCGGCGACACCAGCCTGATGAGCGAGATGAAAGACGTCATCGGCCCCTACCTCGAGCCCGACGCGGCGATCGTCCCGATCGGCGACCACTTCACGATGGGGCCCCAGCAGGCCGCCGTCGCCGTCGACTGGCTCGACGTCGACCACGCCTTCCCGCAGCACTACGACACCTTCCCGCCGATCGAACAGGATCCCGAGGACTTCGCCAGCGAGGTCCGCGGCACCGGGACCGACGCCGAGGTCCACGCGCTCGAGGCCGACGAGCCGTTCGAACTCGAGGGCTGA